One window of the Candidatus Flexicrinis proximus genome contains the following:
- a CDS encoding DUF3160 domain-containing protein, with amino-acid sequence MSSREQGPKHGLCIFGQRFTFDAYAMQILVYSNVGTWDRPRTLPMVEDVAAVLGSYLAFAVTDAAGATDFLHYTEYLGELREEVNTITAEAWQETLYGGWLSALQPLLVRTDTQYPPMMRADAWKYKDLNTFAGSYTQIKHATVLYAKQSPETLPEAPPCR; translated from the coding sequence GTGAGTTCCCGGGAGCAAGGCCCCAAGCACGGGTTGTGCATCTTTGGTCAGCGCTTTACGTTCGATGCCTACGCCATGCAAATCCTGGTCTATTCGAATGTCGGCACGTGGGATCGTCCACGTACCTTGCCGATGGTCGAGGACGTGGCGGCGGTGCTGGGCAGCTATCTGGCGTTCGCCGTCACCGACGCGGCCGGCGCGACCGACTTCCTGCACTACACCGAATACCTCGGCGAACTGCGCGAAGAGGTCAACACGATCACCGCCGAGGCGTGGCAGGAGACGCTGTACGGCGGGTGGCTGTCGGCGCTTCAGCCGCTGCTGGTGAGAACCGACACACAATATCCACCGATGATGCGGGCCGACGCATGGAAGTACAAGGACCTCAACACGTTCGCCGGCAGCTACACCCAGATCAAGCACGCCACAGTGCTTTATGCAAAGCAATCCCCCGAAACCCTACCCGAAGCCCCACCATGTCGTTGA
- a CDS encoding DUF3160 domain-containing protein has protein sequence MAPGELTGLCADLVKLASKLAAEAARELRGEPILETNDGLFGDFHAISQDVQEFLDPAWLNDDTDPFDWDTADGTVEIASDRDLPDWLRRASLGAAGDSGVSGAKPRGDGIIADIASDPNRGKVLYSAIGNVDTLWVVTDSPYGLQLTRGFVYSTYQFTGDIQSRLTDDDWRARSRRAICRRAKLVEHVRGAVKQPGVARATKAIGRGR, from the coding sequence ATGGCTCCGGGTGAATTGACCGGTCTCTGCGCCGATCTCGTCAAACTAGCTTCGAAGCTTGCCGCCGAGGCCGCGCGTGAGCTTCGCGGCGAGCCGATCCTCGAAACGAATGACGGCCTTTTTGGCGATTTCCACGCAATTTCTCAGGACGTTCAGGAATTCTTGGATCCCGCTTGGCTGAACGACGATACAGACCCGTTTGATTGGGATACTGCCGATGGCACCGTCGAAATCGCAAGCGATCGGGATTTGCCGGACTGGTTAAGGCGCGCCAGTCTCGGCGCTGCTGGCGACTCAGGCGTTTCAGGTGCTAAACCGCGCGGTGATGGCATCATCGCGGATATCGCGAGCGACCCGAACCGCGGAAAAGTCCTCTATTCCGCCATCGGCAACGTCGATACGCTGTGGGTGGTGACCGACAGCCCATACGGCTTGCAGTTGACGCGCGGGTTCGTCTACAGCACGTACCAGTTCACCGGCGACATCCAGTCGCGGCTGACCGACGACGACTGGCGCGCGCGGTCGAGGCGGGCGATCTGCCGCCGCGCCAAGCTGGTCGAGCACGTACGTGGCGCCGTAAAACAACCGGGGGTTGCGCGAGCGACAAAGGCGATCGGACGCGGCCGATGA